The genomic DNA CCGCCTCGGCGCGGGCTTGGCTCAGCGCGCGGTTCCCACCTTCGGAGCCCTGACTGTCGGTATGGCCAGAGATTTCCATTTCCAGCGGCGGACAGCCCGCGAGGATCTCGGTCAATGATCCGATGATGCCAGAGGCGGGGCCTTCAATTTCGGCTGATCCCGGGGCAAAGCTGATCTTTTCGCGGGCCATCACCGCATTCAGGCTTGCGGCGCATTCTTCGGGGGTGGGCAAGGCGGCCAGCGGGTCATATTTTTCATCATAGGTCACATTGATGCGGAAGGTCTGCCCCTGACCAAGCTTGTCCGACAAGATCTGAGAGATCCGCGCACGGCCATCCGGTTTGCCGGTCACCCCTGTGATTTCCACCTTGGCGGCCTGCACCACCAGCGATCCGTGATGCAACACGGCAAGCGATTCCAGTCCGGCCAGCACCCGCACGGGCCAACCGTCGGGCAATTCTTCATCCAGCCGCGTCGCGCTATAGACGCGCTTTGCGCCGAACTGTGATTTGGCAAAGCTGTCAGCGGCGGAGCGCAAGAGCTCATCTGTCAAACGGCCGCGCAGCTGCACCTGACCCTCTTCGGAAAGCTGGGCGGTGAATTCGGCAGGGCCGACCGCATGGTCGGAAGGTTTGGGCGGCAGGCTTGCTTGCAGCGAGAAAACGGGGGGCAGTTGCGCCTGTAGATCGCCCGCCGTACGGTCAAAATCGGATTGTGAGGTTTCGACCGCCCCCATCAGGGTGACATCTGCGTCCGAAAACGTAATGGTCCCGCCGCCAAGCGTTTCAATCGCCTTGATGGCTGCAATCGCGGCATCGGCCCAACGGGGGGTCGGCACACCAAGCCCGATGGTGCAATCGGTCTGCCCTGACACACCTGCGGCTACGCCTGCGGCAAGGATGCGGCTTCGGGCGCGTTCCGTATCGGCGGAACAGGCGTCAAAGCGCGCGCCCTCCTCATCCATCACAAAGCGCAGGGTGAAGGGTGTAAGCACGGGGCGCGGTGCGGAGATATTGATCTCCATTGCCACACCATCAGGGGCAATCCGCGCCAGATCGCTTTCCAGTTTGCGTTTGGCCTCGGCGCTTTCGGAAATCGCGGTAATTTCCACCCTCTCGGCAGAAATCGAGATTTTGGACCGTGGCAGGATTTTCAACGCCGACAGCCCGAATTCCAGCGCATCGCCCCAACCCTCGGGCGGGGTGTAATCAGCGCTTTCGAGCATATCCGAGACCGGCGCGCCTTTCGCCATATCGGTGATGTCCTTGACCAGCGCCTCATCCACCTCTTTGCCCGGGACAAGGCCGATTAGGGAAATCCCGTCATCATTGCGCAAAATCTCTAGCGAAAAGCGCGGGGCTTCAATGGCGCGGACGGCCATTACCTCTAGCTGATCGCGGATGCGCGAGGATTGCACCACGCTGCCCGCCATATTGACCGCGCGAAAACGTGCTGCCTCATTGGGGGCCGTGCCGATCAGATGCACCTGCAACCCGTCGCTTTGGACGGTGGCCCAAGTGACGCCTTCGCGCAGCAACCGTGTGGAAACCGCTTGGGCCGATCGTTTTTCGACAGCCACGGCAGACCACCACGCAGTAAGCGAGGCAAGCGTGCCGGCGACACAGATCGCGCCAATCGTCAGAGTTGTTCTTCGAAGCTGCATAAGGCCACTGTCAAAAATGTCTGATGTCTCCTTAGGCCCTTGGCGCGAAAGGATCAATCAAAGCAGTGTCGCACCGGCGAGAAACAGCGCAGGGATCAACCCCGCGTTGCGGTTGGAGCGGAACAGAATCAGGCATTGTGCCGGATCGGTGGTCTCAAGCCGGGCCAGCTGCTGTGCCATATGCCAGCCAAAACCGGCAACCCCGGCCAATGCCAGAACCAGCTTGGGCAGGCCTGCAATCCCCGCCATCAGCACTGCCGCCGCCATCAGCAGAACTGCGGCAATCAGGAAGCCGCGCAGCCATGTTTTTGTATTTTCATCGCCAAAAAGCCGGGCGGTGGATTTCACCCCGATCAACGCGTCATCCTCTTTGTCCTGATGGGCATAGATAGTGTCGTAAAACAGGGTCCACGCGATACCTGACAGCCACAAAACCACCGGTGTGGCCGAGAGGCTGCCGGTATGCGCCGCCCAAGCAACCAAGGCCCCCCAGTTGAAGGCGAGGCCCAGAAAGACCTGCGGCCACCATGTGAAACGTTTGGCAAAGGGATAGATCACCACCAAGGCCAGTGAGGCCACGCCAAGCCCGATTGCGACCGCGTTGAAGGTGAACAGGATCATCGCCGCCACAAGCGCCTGCACCGCCATCCAGACAATGGCCTGTTTTACGCTGACCTGCCCCGAGGGGATCGGCCTGCTTTTGGTGCGGGCGACGGCGGCGTCAATCTCGCGGTCGGTGATGTCATTCCATGTGCATCCCGCCCCGCGCATCAAGAACGCCCCCAGCGTACAACCGACCGCGATCCACAGATCCCAAAGGCCAAAGCCAGCATGGCTGACCGCGGCCAAGGCAAGCCCCCAGAAGCAGGGAATCAGCAGCAACCATGTGCCGATGGGCCGGTCGGCCCGGCTCAGCCTTAAAAAGGGGCGGGTGGCGCGGGGGGCGAAACGGTCAACCCAATTTCCATCAGGTGCATCAGCAACTGTTTCACCCTCTGGCATTTGGCGCGGCGTGGTCATAGATTGCCCCCTATGGCAGATGCAAAAATCAGACTCTATGTAGATCAGCCACTTGGGGAGGGGCAAGTCATTGCGCTCTCTGAGGGGCAGGCGAATTATTTGTTCGCGGTTATGCGGCTCTCAAAGGGGGCGGCGGTTTTGCTGTTCAACGGTGAGGCGGGCGAATGGCGCGCCGAGGTGTTGGAGGCGGGCAAGCGCAAGGGGCTGCTGGTCTGTACCAATCAGACAGCGCCCTTGCAGATGCCGCCCGATCTGTGGCTGCTGTTCGCGCCGATCAAGAAGGCGCGCACCGATTTCATCGTGGAAAAAGCGACCGAGCTGGGGGCCGCGCGCATCATGCCGGTGCAAACCCGTTTCACCAATGCCGACCGCATCCGCATCGACAAGCTGCGCGCCCATGCGATCGAGGCTGCCGAGCAATGCGGCGGTACATTTGTGCCACAGGTTGATGAGGTCACACCCCTTGCCAAACTGCTGGCGAGCTGGCCCGAGGATCGCAAAATCCTGTGGTGCAACGAGCATCTTGCCGGCGTGGCCGAGGCCCTGCCCAAAGGCGGCACCCTCGGCCCTTGGGCGGTGCTGATTGGCCCCGAAGGCGGCTTTGCCGAGGCAGAGAAAGCCCAGCTTGCCGCAATGCCGCAGGTGGTTCAGGCCAGCCTTGGCCCCCGCATTTTGCGCGCCGATACGGCCGTCGTGTCGGCCTTGACCCTGTGGCAAGCCCATCTGGGAGATTGGGGATGAGCTTTATCCGCCCCGAAGTCCGCAGCACCCTGTGGCAATGGCGTGAGGTGATCGCGGCAGCAGGGGCTACGGCATTCGGCCTGTGGCTTATGGCATTGGGCGGGTTTCTACTTTTGCCGCTTGGCGGGGTTTTTGCCGTACTGGCGCTGGGGTTGGGCCTTTTGGCTTACCGTCGTATGCGCTTTGCCCAAAGCGGTGATGCGCCGGGGGTGGTTGAACTTGATGAGGGTCAGATCAGCTATTTCGGCCCGACATTCGGCGGCACTGTGGCCCTGCGCGAATTGGCCGAACTGCGCCTTTTGACGCATCATGGCCGCCGCATGTGGCGCTTGCGCCAGCAAGACGGCCAAACCCTGCTAATCCCGGTTGAGGCCGCGGGCGCGGAACGGTTGTTTGATGCCTTTGCGGGGCTGCCTGGCATGGATACAGGTGCCTTGGTGGCAGCGCTTTCGCCGCAAACCACTGCCCAAGGTCAGGGGCTGGTTCTGGCGGCTGACAGTGTTGTGATCTGGAAACATCCTGTGCGTGCGGTCTTGACTTGAGGCGCGCAAGGCGACAGGGCTATTCCCGAGATTAAATTACCAAAGCGGAGCCTGCCCAATGTCTATTCCTCAATCCGGTGGCGGCCCCATTGAAGGTTTTGACCAGCTTGCAGCCCTGATGGAAAGCGGTTCGAAACCTGCCGACCAGTGGCGCATCGGTACTGAGCATGAGAAATTTGGCTTTCTAACCGATACCCATGCCCCCTTGCCCTATGACGGCCCGCGTTCTGTGCGCGCCATGCTGGAGGGGTTGCGCGATGGTTTTGGCTGGTCAGCGGTTGAGGAACAAGGCCATCTGATCGGGTTGGAGCGTAACGGCGCGAATATTAGCCTGGAACCGGGCGGCCAGTTCGAACTTTCCGGTGCGCCGCTGGAAACCGTTGCCCAAACCGCCGCCGAGCTGGACAATCATCTGGCCGAGGTGGCGCAGGTTGCAGGGCCGATGGGCGTGGGCTTTTTGGGTATGGGGGCTGCACCCGAATGGACGCATGACCAGATGGACCGGATGCCCAAAGGCCGTTACCGCCTGATGACCGACTACATGGGCCGTGTCGGCACCCATGGTACGCAAATGATGTACCGCACCTCAACCGTGCAGGTGAACCTCG from Pseudorhodobacter turbinis includes the following:
- a CDS encoding 16S rRNA (uracil(1498)-N(3))-methyltransferase translates to MADAKIRLYVDQPLGEGQVIALSEGQANYLFAVMRLSKGAAVLLFNGEAGEWRAEVLEAGKRKGLLVCTNQTAPLQMPPDLWLLFAPIKKARTDFIVEKATELGAARIMPVQTRFTNADRIRIDKLRAHAIEAAEQCGGTFVPQVDEVTPLAKLLASWPEDRKILWCNEHLAGVAEALPKGGTLGPWAVLIGPEGGFAEAEKAQLAAMPQVVQASLGPRILRADTAVVSALTLWQAHLGDWG
- a CDS encoding OmpA family protein; amino-acid sequence: MQLRRTTLTIGAICVAGTLASLTAWWSAVAVEKRSAQAVSTRLLREGVTWATVQSDGLQVHLIGTAPNEAARFRAVNMAGSVVQSSRIRDQLEVMAVRAIEAPRFSLEILRNDDGISLIGLVPGKEVDEALVKDITDMAKGAPVSDMLESADYTPPEGWGDALEFGLSALKILPRSKISISAERVEITAISESAEAKRKLESDLARIAPDGVAMEINISAPRPVLTPFTLRFVMDEEGARFDACSADTERARSRILAAGVAAGVSGQTDCTIGLGVPTPRWADAAIAAIKAIETLGGGTITFSDADVTLMGAVETSQSDFDRTAGDLQAQLPPVFSLQASLPPKPSDHAVGPAEFTAQLSEEGQVQLRGRLTDELLRSAADSFAKSQFGAKRVYSATRLDEELPDGWPVRVLAGLESLAVLHHGSLVVQAAKVEITGVTGKPDGRARISQILSDKLGQGQTFRINVTYDEKYDPLAALPTPEECAASLNAVMAREKISFAPGSAEIEGPASGIIGSLTEILAGCPPLEMEISGHTDSQGSEGGNRALSQARAEAVLTALQGRRLNVAGFVAKGYGEDNPIADNATEDGREANRRIEFKLLSKPEPVAPPSPVALAEAALAEQTADEPAEEPYVEGDDLGSGDGDMIDPDQEFIFEPSDEQWRRPKPKP
- the ubiA gene encoding 4-hydroxybenzoate octaprenyltransferase encodes the protein MTTPRQMPEGETVADAPDGNWVDRFAPRATRPFLRLSRADRPIGTWLLLIPCFWGLALAAVSHAGFGLWDLWIAVGCTLGAFLMRGAGCTWNDITDREIDAAVARTKSRPIPSGQVSVKQAIVWMAVQALVAAMILFTFNAVAIGLGVASLALVVIYPFAKRFTWWPQVFLGLAFNWGALVAWAAHTGSLSATPVVLWLSGIAWTLFYDTIYAHQDKEDDALIGVKSTARLFGDENTKTWLRGFLIAAVLLMAAAVLMAGIAGLPKLVLALAGVAGFGWHMAQQLARLETTDPAQCLILFRSNRNAGLIPALFLAGATLL